Proteins co-encoded in one Maridesulfovibrio ferrireducens genomic window:
- the mfd gene encoding transcription-repair coupling factor — MSLPSEFTAFAAGGGNTARIFKSGPGTQAFTAHNLHSRGQSVVMIAPGAREYAELKALITLFSRNDLAENNKIIPAWERDWVFLPPYLCKNPVASEWSERWSALHALTRGGKQSVLMTVDNLLPKWPMPSVLENNYINLSKGEEMEPELLIEQLVSWGYTRTKLVSGYGEMSMRGDILDIYAPGYDLPLRLEFFGDILEEIRVFDPSSQRSKADLDGMTLLPVAPAMLTGNNIDEAAALWKHLKKTGEISAEGHAKLLEKVGNADGMIWPGLFYPECTDLKSFLSKNAVYVLSSASNLRLRLQDHEYSWKTFLHDKSAHSGCKWPVNTICWNEEKARSIWRDERQIVYEDLVIGREKDGIDLSERSLTAFTDIFWKPEQMKRPWAALVAGLKEWSSDRFQTVLSFKTDRSRKKFLSLIESEQLSISTEYSSMNRGIYALISPLKNGMELEWNQTIILGEDVLQPQAAKGTRIRDKAFEGMTSYEDLLPEDLLVHRDYGLSRFGGLHHFKVGDVSNDYLLLFFDADDKLYVPVDRLNLVQKYKGPEGTCSVLDKLGGTRWSKTRDKARKAIEKIAGELVEMYAYRKVAKGYAYGPLDDMYWEFESTFGFEETPDQEKAIQDVFRDMESPEPMDRLVCGDVGFGKTEVALRAAFRAVLDGKQVILLCPTTVLAEQHYQTFMQRMEGFPVVVGMLSRFVTKTSQKRVLEQLSSGTLDILIGTHRVLSKDVEAPNLGLLILDEEQRFGVRHKERIKEMRKNIDALTLTATPIPRTLQLSLSGVRSLSTIETPPVDRKPVETALVERDEAMLASVVKRELERGGQVFWVHNRVQGLERVAEFVKKLAPDAKVGMAHGQMSEKTLEDTIHKFWHKELDILIATAIIESGLDFPNANTLIVDQAQMFGLGQLYQLRGRVGRSTRQAYAYFVVSSLDSLSEKAKRRMQIILQLDYLGAGFKVAMEDLRLRGAGNILGEVQSGQMAKVGLDLFLEMLDEEVRRIKGDDSTVATDPEMNFVFKAHLPEDYVPDARERLRYYRALSSANTEARIEELASEIKDRFGHFPEEVENFITVLYLKRTLACLGVTRADLFPARVVLTWEESRNPVEPVKLMKWIADDKNSARLKPPVSIEIRFEKDTKIAAGLNQICKNLEPLVEQI, encoded by the coding sequence TTGTCTTTACCTTCCGAATTTACCGCTTTTGCTGCCGGAGGCGGAAACACTGCACGAATTTTTAAAAGTGGTCCCGGGACACAGGCGTTTACTGCGCATAATTTACACTCCAGAGGTCAATCAGTTGTAATGATTGCTCCGGGAGCACGGGAATATGCTGAACTGAAGGCGCTTATCACTTTATTCAGCCGCAATGATCTTGCTGAAAACAATAAAATTATTCCTGCATGGGAAAGAGATTGGGTTTTCCTTCCTCCTTATCTTTGTAAAAATCCTGTTGCATCAGAATGGTCTGAACGCTGGTCAGCCCTGCATGCTTTAACGCGCGGCGGAAAACAGTCTGTTCTGATGACTGTTGACAACTTACTGCCCAAATGGCCTATGCCTTCAGTTTTGGAAAATAATTATATTAATCTTTCCAAAGGCGAAGAGATGGAGCCGGAACTCCTCATCGAACAATTAGTTTCATGGGGATATACCAGAACAAAACTGGTTTCTGGCTATGGTGAAATGTCCATGCGCGGGGATATCCTTGATATCTATGCTCCGGGATATGACCTTCCGCTAAGATTAGAATTTTTTGGTGATATATTAGAAGAAATTCGTGTTTTCGACCCTTCATCCCAACGTTCGAAGGCCGATTTAGATGGAATGACCTTGCTTCCTGTTGCTCCGGCAATGCTGACCGGAAACAATATCGATGAAGCCGCAGCACTATGGAAGCATTTGAAAAAGACGGGAGAAATTTCTGCTGAAGGGCATGCAAAACTTCTTGAAAAAGTTGGCAACGCGGACGGAATGATCTGGCCCGGACTTTTTTATCCTGAGTGTACTGACCTCAAATCATTTTTATCTAAAAATGCTGTTTATGTTCTTTCGTCAGCTTCAAATTTAAGATTACGTCTTCAGGACCATGAGTACAGCTGGAAAACCTTTCTTCACGACAAATCTGCTCATTCCGGTTGTAAATGGCCTGTTAATACAATTTGCTGGAATGAAGAAAAAGCAAGATCCATCTGGCGCGATGAAAGACAAATTGTATATGAAGATCTGGTCATAGGCCGTGAAAAAGACGGAATAGATCTTTCTGAAAGATCGCTGACAGCATTCACCGATATTTTTTGGAAACCTGAACAGATGAAGCGGCCATGGGCTGCTCTTGTTGCAGGGTTAAAAGAATGGAGCTCTGACAGGTTCCAAACTGTACTCAGTTTTAAAACCGACAGATCTCGGAAAAAATTTCTATCGCTAATTGAATCGGAACAGCTCTCTATTTCAACTGAGTATTCCTCTATGAACAGAGGAATATATGCACTTATTTCGCCCCTTAAAAACGGGATGGAACTTGAGTGGAATCAAACCATTATTTTAGGAGAAGACGTTCTTCAGCCGCAAGCCGCCAAAGGTACCCGCATCAGGGACAAAGCCTTTGAAGGAATGACGAGTTATGAAGATTTGCTTCCAGAAGATTTACTTGTCCATAGAGATTACGGCTTATCCCGTTTCGGCGGACTGCATCATTTTAAAGTAGGGGATGTTTCTAATGATTATCTTCTGCTGTTTTTTGATGCAGATGATAAATTATATGTCCCGGTCGACAGGCTTAATCTTGTTCAAAAATATAAAGGTCCGGAAGGGACCTGTTCTGTTCTGGACAAGCTGGGCGGAACACGCTGGTCTAAAACCCGTGATAAAGCCCGCAAGGCTATTGAGAAAATCGCCGGTGAACTTGTTGAAATGTACGCTTACAGAAAAGTTGCCAAAGGATATGCCTACGGTCCTTTGGATGATATGTACTGGGAGTTTGAAAGTACTTTCGGGTTTGAAGAAACTCCGGATCAGGAAAAGGCCATCCAAGATGTATTCAGAGATATGGAAAGCCCTGAACCTATGGACAGACTCGTCTGCGGTGATGTTGGATTCGGAAAAACTGAAGTTGCATTAAGAGCCGCTTTCAGAGCCGTCTTAGATGGTAAACAGGTTATTCTGCTTTGCCCTACGACCGTTCTGGCTGAACAGCATTATCAAACATTTATGCAACGCATGGAAGGGTTCCCGGTTGTAGTTGGAATGCTCAGCAGGTTTGTAACCAAGACCAGCCAAAAAAGAGTTCTCGAGCAACTATCTTCAGGAACCCTCGACATTCTTATCGGCACGCATAGAGTTTTGTCTAAAGATGTAGAAGCTCCGAATCTGGGTTTGCTCATTCTTGATGAAGAACAGCGCTTCGGAGTGAGGCATAAAGAACGTATTAAAGAAATGCGTAAAAATATTGATGCGCTGACTTTGACCGCTACCCCGATTCCCCGAACCTTGCAGTTATCATTATCCGGCGTGCGAAGCCTGAGTACAATTGAAACTCCTCCTGTCGATCGCAAACCAGTTGAAACAGCTTTAGTTGAACGAGACGAAGCAATGCTTGCGTCTGTTGTTAAGCGTGAACTTGAAAGAGGCGGACAGGTTTTCTGGGTGCATAACAGAGTTCAGGGCCTTGAAAGGGTTGCTGAATTTGTTAAAAAATTGGCTCCTGATGCCAAAGTCGGCATGGCTCACGGTCAAATGTCAGAAAAGACTTTAGAAGATACTATTCATAAATTCTGGCACAAAGAATTAGATATTCTTATAGCTACCGCAATTATTGAATCCGGCCTTGATTTCCCCAATGCCAACACATTAATTGTAGATCAGGCTCAAATGTTCGGGCTTGGGCAGCTTTATCAGTTGCGAGGCAGAGTTGGACGCAGCACACGACAGGCGTACGCATATTTTGTAGTTTCATCTCTTGATTCTTTGTCGGAAAAAGCTAAGCGACGTATGCAGATTATTCTTCAACTTGATTACCTGGGAGCAGGTTTTAAAGTTGCAATGGAAGATTTAAGACTGCGCGGTGCAGGTAATATTCTCGGAGAAGTTCAATCAGGACAAATGGCAAAAGTCGGGCTTGACCTGTTTCTTGAAATGCTTGACGAAGAAGTACGCAGAATCAAGGGAGATGACAGCACTGTTGCGACAGATCCTGAAATGAATTTTGTTTTTAAAGCCCATTTACCTGAAGACTATGTTCCTGATGCCAGAGAAAGGTTGAGATATTATCGGGCACTTTCCTCGGCAAATACAGAAGCACGGATAGAAGAACTTGCCTCTGAAATTAAAGATAGATTTGGACATTTCCCTGAAGAAGTTGAAAATTTTATAACAGTACTTTATCTGAAACGAACTTTAGCATGTCTCGGAGTTACAAGAGCTGATTTATTTCCTGCCAGAGTTGTTTTGACATGGGAAGAAAGTCGAAATCCTGTAGAACCTGTTAAATTGATGAAATGGATTGCTGATGATAAAAATTCAGCACGCCTTAAGCCTCCTGTAAGTATTGAAATACGTTTTGAAAAAGACACTAAAATAGCAGCAGGACTTAATCAAATTTGTAAAAATCTTGAACCGTTAGTTGAACAAATTTAA
- a CDS encoding chemotaxis protein CheW, translated as MEEDKKRQDAELIQLVTFSIAEEEFGVDILKVQEIIRTMEITKVPRAPVFVEGVINLRGKVIPIIDLRSKFGLEIREHDQNTRIIVIEISDMIVGFVVDSVSEVLRIPANTVEPPPPVVSGLESEYISGVGKLEDRLLILLDLNRLLSGDEQELLAQV; from the coding sequence ATGGAAGAAGATAAGAAAAGGCAAGACGCCGAACTTATCCAGCTAGTCACCTTCAGCATTGCCGAAGAAGAGTTCGGAGTGGATATCCTTAAGGTTCAGGAAATTATCCGAACCATGGAAATCACCAAAGTTCCCCGGGCTCCTGTATTCGTTGAAGGTGTAATCAACCTTCGCGGGAAGGTAATTCCAATCATTGACTTAAGAAGTAAGTTTGGTCTCGAAATCAGAGAACATGATCAAAATACTCGTATTATCGTTATTGAAATCAGCGATATGATAGTCGGATTTGTTGTCGATTCAGTTTCCGAGGTTCTCAGAATCCCGGCAAACACTGTTGAACCACCACCGCCTGTTGTTTCCGGGCTGGAATCTGAATATATCAGTGGGGTAGGCAAACTTGAAGACAGACTGCTTATTTTACTTGATCTTAACAGACTTCTTTCAGGTGATGAGCAGGAATTATTAGCACAGGTTTAA
- a CDS encoding UDP-glucose/GDP-mannose dehydrogenase family protein, which translates to MNICIVGTGYVGLVSAACFAEMGNHVWCVDVNPDVIKTLKEGKIHIFEPGLEDLVKRNYEDQRLFFTTSLKEGLDKARFVFITVGTPCSSDGSCDLRFVENVAREIGQTMTDSKIIVDKSTVPVGTADKVRSIVKAELEKRGLNLEFDVASNPEFLKEGDAVSDFMKPDRVVVGTEKKGTCKEFETLYAPYARSREKLIFMGTRSAEMTKYAANCMLATKISFINEMAGICELVGANVREVRLGIGSDHRIGYYFIYPGVGYGGSCFPKDVKALINTAKEVGARPELIEAVDSVNNRQKKMLSRKILDYFEPQGGVRGKTLAIWGLAFKANTDDMRESSALSIISELTEAGMKIKAFDPVAHIKAEEILRDNDLVEIVHNQYEVLEGANAVAVVTDWNQFRNPDFDKIKEALLAPVIFDGRNLYDPSYLGSNGFAYFSVGRRPVGDSV; encoded by the coding sequence ATGAACATATGTATAGTAGGAACCGGATATGTCGGGCTTGTCAGCGCAGCATGTTTTGCAGAAATGGGAAACCATGTTTGGTGTGTTGATGTAAATCCAGACGTTATTAAGACTCTTAAAGAGGGGAAAATTCATATTTTTGAACCGGGCCTTGAAGACTTGGTTAAACGAAACTATGAAGATCAAAGACTTTTCTTTACCACCAGTCTTAAAGAAGGACTGGATAAAGCCCGTTTTGTTTTTATTACTGTCGGAACTCCATGCAGCTCAGATGGAAGTTGTGATCTGAGATTTGTGGAAAATGTTGCCCGCGAAATAGGGCAGACCATGACCGACTCTAAAATTATTGTAGACAAATCTACCGTTCCGGTTGGAACGGCTGATAAAGTCCGCTCAATAGTTAAAGCAGAACTTGAAAAAAGAGGTTTGAATCTTGAGTTTGATGTCGCTTCAAACCCCGAATTTCTAAAAGAAGGGGATGCTGTAAGCGACTTTATGAAGCCGGACAGGGTGGTTGTCGGCACTGAAAAAAAAGGAACTTGTAAGGAATTCGAGACATTATACGCACCTTATGCCCGTAGTAGAGAAAAACTCATTTTTATGGGTACCAGAAGTGCGGAAATGACTAAATATGCAGCGAACTGCATGCTGGCCACAAAAATTTCTTTTATTAATGAAATGGCCGGTATTTGTGAACTCGTCGGAGCTAATGTGCGCGAAGTCAGACTCGGCATAGGTTCTGATCACCGCATTGGATATTATTTCATCTACCCCGGCGTAGGTTACGGTGGATCATGTTTTCCTAAGGACGTGAAGGCCCTGATCAATACAGCTAAAGAGGTCGGCGCCAGACCTGAGCTTATTGAAGCTGTGGATTCTGTTAATAACAGACAGAAAAAAATGCTTTCCCGCAAGATTCTGGATTATTTTGAACCTCAGGGTGGAGTTAGAGGTAAAACCCTTGCAATATGGGGACTTGCATTTAAAGCTAACACTGATGATATGAGAGAATCTTCTGCCTTATCTATCATTTCAGAGCTGACTGAAGCAGGAATGAAAATTAAAGCATTTGACCCAGTTGCTCATATAAAAGCAGAAGAAATTTTGCGTGATAATGATCTGGTGGAGATCGTACACAACCAGTATGAAGTTCTTGAAGGGGCAAATGCTGTTGCGGTTGTGACCGATTGGAATCAGTTTAGAAATCCTGATTTTGATAAAATAAAAGAAGCCTTGCTTGCTCCGGTTATATTTGACGGTAGAAATCTTTACGACCCGTCTTACCTAGGCAGTAACGGTTTTGCTTACTTCAGCGTTGGACGCAGACCGGTCGGGGATTCTGTTTAA
- a CDS encoding pyridoxine 5'-phosphate synthase has protein sequence MPLLCVNVDHVATIRQARLGTEPDPIVAAAMCELAGAAGIIMHLREDRRHVQDRDVDLIAQTIQTKFNFEMAATDEMQAFALKINPVTVCLVPEKRAELTTEGGLSCAGHEDKLKKYLAPIHDAGIKSSLFIDADPAQIKASHEIGADYVEIHTGHYADAKTRSEQKLELNRIIDGIKRSQDLGLKVNLGHGLNYTNILDFANVPGICEYSIGHSIMARAIFVGIDRAVKDMVEIIRTFVD, from the coding sequence ATGCCACTCTTATGCGTCAATGTTGATCATGTTGCAACAATCAGACAGGCTAGACTAGGAACAGAACCGGACCCGATAGTTGCAGCCGCTATGTGCGAACTGGCAGGAGCAGCCGGAATCATCATGCACCTGCGTGAAGACAGAAGACACGTTCAGGATAGAGATGTTGATCTTATTGCGCAGACTATTCAAACAAAATTTAATTTTGAAATGGCTGCAACTGACGAAATGCAAGCCTTCGCACTCAAAATAAATCCCGTCACTGTGTGTCTTGTCCCTGAAAAAAGAGCGGAACTCACAACCGAGGGCGGTCTAAGTTGCGCCGGGCATGAAGATAAACTGAAAAAATATCTTGCTCCGATTCATGATGCAGGAATCAAATCAAGTCTTTTCATCGATGCAGATCCGGCACAAATTAAAGCTTCACATGAGATCGGCGCCGATTATGTTGAGATTCATACTGGTCATTATGCCGATGCTAAAACCAGATCAGAACAAAAACTAGAGCTGAACAGAATCATCGACGGTATAAAAAGAAGTCAGGATCTCGGCCTTAAAGTTAATCTCGGCCATGGTCTCAATTATACCAATATCCTCGATTTTGCTAATGTTCCGGGAATTTGTGAATATTCCATCGGGCATTCAATTATGGCTCGTGCAATCTTCGTCGGTATAGATCGCGCTGTAAAAGATATGGTTGAAATTATCAGGACATTTGTGGATTAG
- a CDS encoding holo-[acyl-carrier-protein] synthase: protein MIVGLGIDLTELDRIESSLEKFGERFMRTFLTEKEISLVPEINKIQHLAARFAAKEAAVKALGTGFAEGITFKCVEILNLKSGAPELVFNGKGLERSRELGVERILISITHGRDSAAAVVILEK from the coding sequence ATGATAGTAGGCCTCGGAATAGATTTAACAGAACTTGATCGCATAGAAAGCTCACTGGAGAAATTCGGTGAGCGCTTTATGCGTACTTTTCTTACTGAAAAAGAAATCAGCTTAGTTCCCGAAATAAACAAGATTCAACATCTTGCAGCTAGATTTGCCGCAAAGGAAGCCGCTGTGAAGGCCTTAGGTACAGGATTTGCTGAAGGAATTACCTTTAAGTGTGTTGAAATTTTAAATCTTAAATCCGGTGCTCCTGAGTTGGTCTTTAATGGAAAGGGGCTTGAGCGATCCCGTGAATTAGGTGTAGAAAGAATACTCATATCAATTACACATGGACGAGACTCCGCTGCGGCTGTTGTAATTCTTGAGAAGTAA
- a CDS encoding NAD(P)H-hydrate dehydratase codes for MFSSLPTPVEMSGWDQAAINDIGIRGDILMENAGREATATLLKEYGPVKNKSVLIISGSGNNGGDGFVIGRHLADLGAEILILHTAPKNKYKGEASYHLKLAVKSGVQLKYFRITDKINIPESDIIIDALLGTGFDNELRPFAKAVVDAINKAKQRSFVLAIDIPSGLNGLTGKPHPVAVNAHATVTFEAAKVGLSLPEAKPFTGNLIVKKIGIPSKVKEDHPVAHYLINDKIFDQLPSLTPTMHKGTSGHVLIIGGSIGLTGALQLSGLGALRAGAGLVTLACPAGLASQVKTYMPELMTMGLGSGDHWDDQAVEELLPLLENYDAIAIGPGLGRAEGAMNLVEAIVSAGHPPAVFDADALYALSRRSHLLISIDENSIFTPHPGEMGRLVNKSIAEVEDSRIETAHQYAVSKKVILVLKGAGTVIGCPDGKIVISPISAPNLAVAGSGDVLAGIIGALLAKGIPAMQSACMGVYLHGKCGLYLKKNFPHRGNLASEIANSLPEVLKEELC; via the coding sequence ATGTTTTCATCGCTTCCTACGCCTGTCGAAATGTCGGGTTGGGATCAGGCTGCAATTAACGATATAGGTATCCGTGGTGATATCCTTATGGAAAATGCCGGCCGTGAAGCTACCGCCACCCTTCTCAAGGAATACGGTCCTGTTAAAAACAAATCAGTCCTCATTATCTCGGGTTCAGGGAATAATGGCGGTGACGGCTTTGTCATAGGCAGGCATCTGGCTGACCTCGGCGCAGAAATACTGATTCTGCACACCGCGCCTAAAAATAAATATAAAGGCGAAGCTTCATATCATCTTAAGCTCGCAGTAAAATCCGGTGTTCAGCTTAAATATTTTCGTATCACTGATAAAATCAATATTCCTGAATCTGATATTATCATTGATGCTCTGCTTGGAACCGGTTTTGATAATGAATTGCGGCCATTTGCCAAGGCTGTGGTCGATGCAATAAACAAGGCAAAACAGCGTTCTTTTGTTTTGGCGATCGATATTCCTTCCGGTCTTAACGGACTTACCGGAAAGCCTCATCCTGTAGCCGTCAACGCCCATGCTACAGTGACATTTGAAGCTGCAAAAGTCGGGCTGAGTCTTCCCGAAGCTAAACCTTTCACTGGAAATCTTATTGTCAAAAAGATCGGTATTCCAAGTAAGGTTAAAGAAGATCATCCTGTTGCTCATTATTTAATTAATGATAAAATTTTTGATCAGCTCCCTTCTCTTACTCCGACCATGCACAAAGGAACTTCCGGTCATGTTCTTATAATCGGAGGATCAATAGGGCTCACCGGGGCTTTGCAGCTTTCAGGGCTTGGAGCTTTAAGAGCCGGCGCCGGCCTCGTTACCCTTGCCTGCCCTGCGGGGCTCGCTTCTCAAGTGAAAACATACATGCCGGAACTGATGACTATGGGGCTTGGTTCTGGTGATCACTGGGATGATCAGGCTGTTGAAGAACTTCTTCCGCTGCTTGAAAATTATGATGCGATAGCTATTGGTCCGGGGCTGGGCAGAGCTGAAGGAGCCATGAATCTTGTTGAAGCAATAGTTTCTGCAGGACATCCTCCGGCTGTTTTTGACGCGGACGCTCTTTATGCTTTATCCAGAAGATCACACCTTTTGATCTCAATTGACGAAAATTCTATTTTTACTCCGCACCCCGGCGAAATGGGACGGCTGGTTAATAAGAGTATCGCTGAAGTTGAAGATTCACGCATTGAAACTGCTCATCAGTACGCAGTTTCAAAAAAAGTGATACTTGTTCTTAAAGGTGCCGGAACCGTGATAGGTTGCCCTGACGGTAAAATTGTAATTTCACCTATTTCCGCGCCTAACCTTGCTGTCGCGGGTTCAGGTGATGTGTTGGCCGGAATTATCGGAGCATTACTTGCCAAAGGAATTCCCGCTATGCAAAGTGCATGTATGGGGGTATACTTACACGGAAAATGTGGGCTTTATCTCAAAAAAAATTTTCCACACAGAGGAAATCTCGCATCTGAAATTGCCAACTCACTTCCCGAAGTACTTAAGGAGGAATTATGTTAA
- a CDS encoding CBS domain-containing protein, whose amino-acid sequence MLTAKDIMTSGALTLTPDSEVALAAKLLLEKHLNGVPVVDSNGNLVGVICQSDLVAQQKSISVPSFFTILDGFISLSSSDDFEKEITKISATKVKQAMTPNPVTITPETSIEKIADLMVEKKLYTLPVLENGKLIGVVGKEDVLKVLTKSS is encoded by the coding sequence ATGTTAACTGCTAAAGACATTATGACATCCGGAGCTCTTACTCTCACACCCGATTCCGAAGTAGCTCTCGCTGCAAAATTGTTGCTGGAAAAGCATCTGAACGGTGTTCCGGTTGTTGATTCAAATGGAAATCTTGTCGGCGTAATCTGCCAGAGCGATTTGGTAGCTCAGCAAAAAAGTATTTCAGTACCGTCTTTTTTCACAATACTTGACGGTTTCATCTCTCTGTCATCAAGTGATGATTTTGAAAAAGAAATCACTAAGATTTCAGCTACGAAGGTTAAACAAGCCATGACTCCTAATCCTGTAACCATAACACCTGAAACAAGCATTGAAAAAATTGCCGACCTGATGGTTGAGAAAAAACTTTATACTCTACCTGTTTTGGAAAACGGGAAGCTTATAGGTGTTGTCGGTAAAGAAGATGTTCTTAAGGTGCTGACTAAATCATCATGA
- the tsaE gene encoding tRNA (adenosine(37)-N6)-threonylcarbamoyltransferase complex ATPase subunit type 1 TsaE encodes MTKNQLIINLPDVEATLRFGSFLADFFQKKKEFIPIFLNGDLGAGKTTFVRAFVESLPGAENAEVSSPSFNILNIYPTKPQVEHFDLYRLEGQCPDDEFFDLLNNKNTLTVVEWIQYLNIEFWPDNALLFTWKATPTGRKIELTLHGSATPLFEEIATLLDSF; translated from the coding sequence ATGACAAAGAACCAGTTGATCATAAATCTGCCGGATGTGGAGGCGACGCTGAGATTCGGCTCTTTTCTGGCAGATTTCTTCCAAAAAAAGAAAGAATTCATTCCAATTTTTCTAAATGGAGATCTTGGAGCAGGAAAAACAACTTTTGTTAGAGCTTTTGTAGAATCTCTTCCCGGTGCGGAAAACGCAGAAGTAAGCAGTCCAAGTTTCAATATTCTTAATATATACCCCACAAAACCGCAGGTTGAGCATTTTGACCTCTATAGACTTGAAGGGCAATGTCCTGATGACGAGTTTTTTGATCTATTAAACAATAAAAACACTTTGACAGTTGTAGAGTGGATTCAGTATCTCAATATTGAATTTTGGCCTGATAACGCACTGCTCTTCACTTGGAAAGCTACCCCCACCGGTAGAAAAATCGAATTGACCCTTCATGGTTCAGCGACCCCCCTCTTCGAAGAGATTGCCACACTTCTCGATTCTTTTTAA
- a CDS encoding aspartate kinase has protein sequence MNIVVQKFGGTSVRNLECMKQVLEKVMVPYEQGNKVIVVLSAMSGETNRLIALAKEWSKTPDLAEMDSLVSTGEQVSTALFTMLLKDKGIKARSLLGFQIPIKTNSSHSRARILEMDSDEIISLLEKHDILVVAGFQGCTEDKRITTLGRGGSDTSAVAMAAAVNADVCEIYTDVSGVFTTDPNICTQARKLDTVSYDEMLEMASMGAKVLQIRSVEFAKKYNVKVHVRSTFSDEIGTFVTQEDENMESVMVSGIAYDKDQARVTLAKVLDKPGVSATLFTPLAENGILVDMIVQNPSRDGRTDMTFTIPRADLEITLEVLDRIKDEMGAEEILYDQNVCKISVIGVGMRNHSGVASKAFQALRDENINILMISTSEIKITCLIEEKYTELAIRTLHNTFGLDKSGSEENML, from the coding sequence ATGAACATAGTAGTACAAAAATTCGGAGGAACCTCAGTAAGGAACCTCGAATGTATGAAGCAGGTACTGGAAAAAGTCATGGTACCTTACGAACAAGGCAACAAGGTCATTGTCGTTTTATCTGCAATGTCCGGGGAAACTAATAGATTGATTGCTCTTGCAAAAGAATGGTCAAAAACTCCCGACCTTGCGGAAATGGATTCTCTTGTTTCAACAGGTGAACAAGTTTCAACCGCTTTGTTTACAATGCTCCTTAAAGATAAAGGGATTAAAGCCCGCTCTCTTTTAGGTTTTCAGATCCCCATCAAGACAAATTCATCTCATTCCCGTGCTCGAATTTTAGAGATGGACAGTGATGAAATTATTAGTCTTTTAGAAAAGCATGATATTTTAGTCGTCGCCGGCTTTCAAGGGTGTACGGAAGATAAGCGTATTACAACTCTGGGACGCGGTGGTTCTGATACATCCGCGGTTGCTATGGCTGCAGCTGTTAATGCCGATGTCTGCGAAATTTATACTGATGTTTCCGGTGTCTTCACTACCGATCCTAACATCTGTACTCAGGCGCGAAAGCTGGACACAGTTTCTTATGATGAGATGCTGGAAATGGCCAGTATGGGAGCAAAAGTTCTACAGATACGCTCGGTTGAATTTGCAAAAAAATATAATGTAAAAGTTCATGTTCGCTCAACTTTCAGCGATGAAATTGGGACGTTTGTCACTCAGGAGGATGAAAATATGGAATCGGTAATGGTTTCCGGCATTGCATATGATAAAGATCAGGCTCGCGTTACTCTTGCAAAAGTTCTCGATAAGCCGGGTGTTTCAGCGACTCTTTTTACCCCTCTTGCAGAAAACGGCATCCTTGTTGATATGATCGTTCAGAATCCGAGCCGTGACGGCCGTACTGATATGACCTTCACCATTCCAAGAGCTGACTTGGAAATTACTCTTGAAGTTCTTGATAGAATTAAAGACGAAATGGGTGCAGAAGAAATTCTTTATGATCAGAACGTATGTAAAATTTCTGTTATCGGTGTTGGAATGCGTAATCATTCCGGTGTTGCTTCTAAGGCTTTTCAGGCTCTCCGTGATGAAAACATCAATATCCTGATGATCAGCACATCTGAAATTAAAATTACTTGTCTTATTGAAGAAAAATATACTGAACTTGCCATCAGAACGCTCCACAACACGTTCGGGCTTGATAAAAGCGGGTCCGAAGAAAATATGCTGTAA